Proteins encoded in a region of the Bacillus sp. T3 genome:
- a CDS encoding SPFH domain-containing protein — MGVLKAITDSVGGSFTDQWKKLITAGYFDEHTAVAPGILKTNNIGRGVNMHGSMDVISNGSKIFMPENTAAFIFSQAGIENIITTPGGYEYQDGEESVFNGNGIAASIFKQAKDRIGYGGISSSEKRIAFVNLREIRDIKFGTRGPQVYNDMYYGCDLEIYAYGSFSIKIVDPEKFIKNFVPANVSSYSFDNPKVRSQVLSEFVQSFIVALNSLSTTYRISQLPSQAAEISKRISEDSYNAGKWIDRFGFELVKVAVENIEFSPESRELVNQFSANKMNMRAYEDVSQRASNIAAQQKIAQGIQDNGLGNGGGMLFGMNMAQNIGPQGQPVSTSSSSMSFDEQIETLKKLKELVDMGVLTKDEFDAKKKEIMRL, encoded by the coding sequence ATGGGAGTTTTAAAAGCAATTACTGATTCGGTAGGAGGATCCTTTACTGATCAGTGGAAAAAACTAATAACTGCTGGATATTTTGATGAACATACAGCTGTAGCACCTGGAATACTTAAAACGAATAACATTGGGCGTGGAGTCAATATGCATGGCTCAATGGATGTTATATCAAACGGCTCAAAAATATTTATGCCTGAAAATACAGCAGCCTTCATTTTTAGCCAAGCCGGAATTGAAAACATTATCACTACTCCTGGCGGCTATGAATATCAAGATGGTGAGGAAAGCGTATTTAATGGTAATGGTATAGCAGCATCAATCTTTAAACAGGCAAAAGACAGAATCGGCTACGGTGGTATCTCTTCTTCGGAAAAGAGAATTGCATTTGTCAATTTACGTGAAATTCGTGATATTAAATTTGGAACACGTGGCCCTCAGGTTTATAATGATATGTATTATGGTTGCGACCTCGAAATTTATGCATATGGTAGTTTTTCTATTAAAATTGTTGATCCTGAGAAGTTTATAAAAAACTTTGTGCCAGCTAACGTAAGTAGCTATTCATTTGATAATCCAAAAGTGAGATCACAAGTCCTTTCAGAATTTGTACAATCATTTATCGTTGCATTGAATTCACTTTCAACTACATATAGGATTTCTCAATTGCCTTCACAGGCAGCTGAAATTTCAAAGAGAATATCTGAGGATTCATATAATGCTGGCAAATGGATAGACCGATTCGGTTTTGAACTTGTTAAGGTTGCGGTTGAAAATATCGAGTTTTCACCAGAATCTAGAGAGCTTGTTAACCAGTTCTCTGCAAACAAGATGAATATGAGAGCGTATGAAGATGTTTCACAGAGAGCTTCCAATATTGCCGCACAGCAAAAAATTGCTCAGGGTATTCAAGATAATGGACTTGGAAACGGCGGAGGTATGCTCTTTGGAATGAACATGGCCCAGAATATTGGACCTCAAGGCCAGCCAGTTTCAACGTCAAGTTCTTCAATGTCTTTTGACGAGCAGATCGAAACATTGAAAAAGCTAAAAGAACTTGTTGATATGGGTGTTTTAACAAAGGACGAGTTTGATGCTAAAAAGAAAGAAATTATGAGGTTATAA
- a CDS encoding tetratricopeptide repeat protein: MHIGRYLRKKRKEKGLSILDLAFEVGVDEKTIRRIEKEEKPSKTKSLKKVYVALGISPMDRQIFNDLLKYDNEMNHLNPLGLYNDLGDNGPQEILSTLNENLLKGYELAKQGMFQEALQIYLALSKLYPKKFAYIACATLYQMLDEHEKAIEFTDKVLSLEKDQFEALFIKGTSLGELKHYDSAMGIFEKALELKKSYPLHYNLGYINWLKKDYVSAIKHYNKCLEINPDYASAHLNAGVCYFDMMRLEESLFHIDEAIRLEPNMYQAYGRKGEYYRFIDQHDEAIKYFVKCLKLNPKNYQALLGISISFAILGDISQSSIYFKRFFEYYLNNLIDNNGVPGRNVQIVDIGYKKTRFIEVKYENQNHITVFINGLSIPLNMNKGKGLIFIGSSELKDSTGSILYPVVGKLYRDEVEFAEVKTKVQDSVELFRYFDEPRYIDFKKDIKVNIDERENNVLIKITFGEKYVIAGITDSKTGGLESFIEHYKKHGQFRVHFECATEMFVIDGLKNVSINLLNSNSK; encoded by the coding sequence ATGCATATAGGTAGGTATTTAAGAAAAAAGAGGAAAGAAAAAGGACTTTCCATATTAGATCTTGCTTTTGAAGTCGGAGTTGATGAAAAGACTATTCGGAGAATTGAAAAGGAAGAAAAACCTAGTAAAACAAAGAGCCTTAAAAAGGTTTACGTTGCTCTTGGTATCTCTCCAATGGACAGGCAAATATTTAATGACTTGTTGAAGTATGATAATGAAATGAATCACCTAAATCCTTTGGGTCTATATAATGACTTAGGGGACAACGGTCCACAAGAAATACTTAGTACTTTAAATGAGAACCTATTAAAGGGATATGAGTTAGCTAAGCAGGGAATGTTCCAAGAGGCTTTACAAATTTATTTAGCATTATCCAAGCTTTACCCAAAAAAGTTTGCTTACATAGCATGTGCAACTTTGTACCAAATGTTAGATGAACATGAAAAAGCAATTGAATTTACTGATAAAGTTTTGTCGTTGGAAAAAGACCAGTTTGAAGCACTCTTCATAAAAGGAACAAGCTTAGGTGAGTTGAAACATTACGATAGTGCTATGGGAATATTTGAAAAGGCATTAGAGTTAAAAAAATCTTATCCACTGCATTATAATTTGGGTTATATCAATTGGTTGAAGAAAGACTATGTGTCTGCAATTAAGCATTATAATAAGTGCTTAGAAATTAATCCCGACTATGCATCGGCGCATTTAAATGCAGGAGTTTGTTATTTTGACATGATGCGCTTGGAAGAATCATTATTTCATATCGATGAAGCAATCAGATTAGAACCGAATATGTATCAGGCTTATGGAAGAAAAGGGGAATATTATCGTTTTATAGATCAACATGATGAAGCTATAAAATACTTTGTAAAATGCCTGAAACTGAACCCCAAAAACTACCAAGCTCTGTTAGGCATATCTATTAGTTTTGCCATATTAGGAGACATTTCTCAATCTTCCATCTATTTCAAGAGATTTTTTGAATACTATTTAAATAATTTAATTGATAATAATGGGGTTCCTGGAAGAAACGTTCAAATCGTGGATATCGGATATAAGAAGACTCGATTTATTGAAGTTAAGTACGAAAACCAAAATCACATTACAGTATTTATCAACGGACTCTCAATCCCTTTGAATATGAATAAAGGAAAAGGTTTGATTTTTATTGGTTCTTCGGAGCTAAAGGATTCCACAGGTTCTATACTATATCCTGTAGTAGGAAAATTATACAGGGATGAAGTAGAATTTGCCGAAGTCAAAACCAAAGTACAAGATTCAGTAGAGCTATTTAGATATTTTGATGAACCCAGATATATTGATTTTAAAAAAGATATAAAGGTAAATATTGATGAACGTGAAAATAATGTATTGATAAAAATAACATTTGGTGAGAAATATGTAATTGCAGGGATTACCGATAGCAAGACGGGCGGACTAGAGTCTTTTATTGAGCATTATAAAAAACATGGACAATTCCGAGTCCACTTTGAATGTGCAACAGAAATGTTTGTAATTGATGGACTTAAGAATGTCTCAATTAATCTATTAAATAGTAATTCAAAATAA
- a CDS encoding DUF1837 domain-containing protein, with protein sequence MYEFTEITDEMISNLLTHTDSLMNHIYLINQSFNLKPNKRHYGTCINYVDLQEYREEFLEELVNTICEWVYSNTKAQKIIDQMINEENRSSQNANSKLRKLSLSYFRDRDDRKLNLQGQIGELILFNFIQHYFKAVPLIRKMPITTSTGHERFGADAIHYKKENDKNIIILGESKIYTKAYRFKAAFETSITSILSTFENHRKEIGLYIYNDFLDESLEKVARAYKRGILKNSEVHLVCVIGYNETSKLKLTSEDEIKAQIENIIIDQCKKIENELFETIEEGLLERINYILFPVWELDVLVKEFQDQIR encoded by the coding sequence ATGTATGAATTTACCGAAATTACCGATGAGATGATTAGTAATCTACTTACTCATACTGACTCCTTAATGAATCATATTTACCTTATAAACCAGTCTTTTAATTTAAAGCCTAATAAAAGACACTATGGAACTTGCATCAATTATGTGGATTTACAAGAATATAGGGAAGAATTTTTAGAGGAACTCGTAAATACAATTTGTGAATGGGTTTATTCAAATACCAAAGCACAAAAAATAATTGATCAAATGATTAATGAGGAAAATCGTTCTAGTCAGAATGCAAATTCGAAACTTCGAAAGTTGTCTTTAAGCTATTTTCGCGATAGAGATGATCGAAAATTAAATTTACAGGGTCAAATTGGCGAACTTATTTTATTTAATTTTATTCAACATTATTTTAAGGCTGTACCTTTAATAAGGAAAATGCCGATTACAACGTCCACTGGTCATGAAAGATTTGGTGCTGATGCGATTCATTATAAAAAAGAAAATGATAAAAATATTATAATTCTTGGAGAATCAAAAATTTATACAAAAGCTTATAGATTTAAAGCTGCTTTTGAAACCTCCATTACCAGTATTTTATCAACTTTCGAAAATCATAGAAAAGAGATTGGATTATATATTTACAATGATTTTCTGGACGAATCATTAGAAAAGGTTGCTAGGGCTTATAAGAGGGGGATACTCAAAAATTCTGAAGTTCATTTAGTTTGTGTTATCGGCTATAACGAGACTTCTAAATTGAAATTAACCAGTGAAGACGAGATAAAAGCTCAAATTGAAAATATAATAATAGATCAATGTAAAAAAATAGAAAATGAATTATTTGAAACAATTGAAGAAGGTTTATTGGAAAGGATTAATTATATCTTATTTCCAGTTTGGGAACTAGATGTTTTAGTAAAAGAATTTCAAGATCAGATTCGTTAA
- a CDS encoding DEAD/DEAH box helicase: MNQYDKRLVTKLLKYDLEFVANKLQFIDNRKITLEDKELPELIGLIDELSMNSDEMSQKNVTLLCTLLFKYKRENWTGLTEFLVIALSRIGLSPTAIMVDENYDSINNKHLRFSSFISELSVSINRRNFEVEIRENKFTLTKFQKEVWDKIDKYKITGISAPTSAGKSFVILLKVIEKLLSKKGTVVYIVPNLSLVSQVSSDFRKILNKFGIKDYKIYNSFDENERLENRIYVLTQERTIGAFAYMEDPFPNLRFLIVDEIQNIERVASEDDDRSKTLFDTLIEFRNNSLPDKILISGPRIKKIEELAKDIFGEDAIEQETKQSPVVNLTYSVSKKGNKYYLKQYSDVIDKPNVLIINNTEYINGIGKQRYTESFHRYLKSIIKGLGKNQ; the protein is encoded by the coding sequence ATGAACCAATACGATAAAAGGTTAGTAACCAAGTTACTTAAATATGATTTAGAGTTTGTAGCGAATAAGCTTCAATTCATTGATAATCGAAAAATTACTTTGGAAGATAAGGAATTACCAGAACTAATCGGTTTAATCGATGAACTATCTATGAACTCAGATGAGATGTCTCAAAAAAATGTGACATTGTTGTGTACTTTACTTTTTAAATATAAGCGTGAAAATTGGACTGGGCTGACCGAATTCTTAGTTATAGCACTTTCAAGGATTGGTTTGTCTCCAACAGCAATAATGGTAGATGAAAACTATGATAGTATAAATAACAAACACTTACGGTTTAGTAGTTTTATATCAGAATTGTCAGTCTCGATTAATAGAAGGAACTTCGAAGTTGAAATCAGAGAGAATAAATTTACTTTAACAAAATTTCAAAAGGAAGTATGGGATAAAATTGATAAATATAAAATTACTGGAATATCAGCACCCACTTCTGCAGGTAAGTCATTTGTAATTTTATTAAAAGTAATAGAAAAATTACTTTCCAAAAAAGGTACAGTTGTATATATTGTCCCTAATTTGAGTTTAGTATCTCAGGTTTCTTCTGATTTTAGAAAAATTTTAAATAAATTTGGCATAAAGGACTACAAAATTTATAATTCTTTCGATGAGAATGAGAGATTAGAAAATAGAATCTATGTACTTACTCAAGAAAGGACAATAGGTGCCTTTGCATATATGGAAGACCCATTCCCAAATTTAAGATTTTTGATTGTAGATGAGATACAAAATATCGAAAGGGTGGCATCAGAAGACGATGATCGTTCTAAGACCCTTTTTGATACTTTAATTGAATTTAGAAATAATTCATTACCTGATAAAATTTTAATATCAGGGCCAAGAATAAAAAAAATTGAAGAATTAGCTAAAGATATTTTTGGAGAAGATGCAATAGAGCAAGAAACAAAACAGTCACCAGTAGTGAACTTAACATACTCTGTTAGCAAGAAAGGAAATAAATATTATTTAAAGCAATATTCAGATGTAATTGACAAGCCAAACGTCTTAATAATAAATAATACTGAATACATAAATGGAATAGGCAAGCAAAGGTATACAGAAAGTTTTCATAGATACTTAAAGTCAATAATAAAAGGTCTGGGGAAGAATCAATAA
- a CDS encoding helicase-related protein, producing MDYVKRTVHPKYDLVETLKYEVAYHHGRLPHHIRKVLESAITNKFIRNVVCTTTLMQGVNLPAQNVIIRNPNLFVDKRGDNPPKLSNYEFANLRGRAGRLMKDLIGRTFVLDENSFEIETNKQESLFESFDKELRAGYEENFNFNKDILIDCLVNNTPSNDDIDSSYLLPYVRYNLLKYGLKAKKRLDEVGINIPENQLVKIKKAVESLSVPKDICILNRYWDPIELDRLYNEKNKPYLPSSPSERNISNNLYYLILYMKDKVPFYYKKHLGIQNEGLIFSLCINAEKWIKETPLSEILDTEYHDDSSKIEKTISLLQNTITYKLPALLKPLYNIFLPESSFLSYLEMGSYRVITRKLIEMGVPRETALSLSNNYLDDIDVEEINLDEILYSRLRNINNHINYWEKVQLESIL from the coding sequence ATTGATTATGTAAAAAGGACTGTTCATCCAAAATACGATTTAGTTGAAACTTTAAAGTATGAGGTAGCATATCATCATGGAAGGTTACCACATCATATTAGAAAAGTCCTTGAAAGTGCGATTACAAATAAGTTCATAAGAAATGTTGTCTGTACTACTACTTTAATGCAAGGTGTAAATTTACCGGCACAAAATGTAATAATAAGAAATCCAAATTTATTTGTCGATAAAAGAGGGGATAATCCTCCGAAGTTATCTAATTATGAATTTGCAAATCTGCGTGGTAGAGCAGGTAGATTAATGAAGGACTTAATAGGAAGAACTTTTGTCCTCGATGAAAACTCTTTTGAGATTGAGACTAATAAGCAGGAGTCACTATTTGAATCGTTTGATAAGGAATTAAGAGCCGGGTATGAAGAAAATTTTAATTTTAATAAAGATATTCTTATAGATTGTTTAGTGAATAATACCCCTTCCAATGATGATATAGACAGTTCCTATTTGTTGCCATATGTAAGATATAATTTGTTGAAATATGGGTTAAAAGCTAAAAAGAGATTGGATGAAGTAGGAATAAATATTCCTGAAAACCAATTAGTTAAAATCAAAAAAGCTGTAGAAAGTTTGTCAGTCCCAAAGGATATTTGTATACTTAATCGATATTGGGATCCAATTGAGTTGGATAGATTATATAATGAGAAAAATAAACCTTATTTACCAAGTTCCCCTAGTGAAAGAAATATTTCTAATAATCTGTACTATCTAATCTTATACATGAAAGATAAAGTTCCCTTCTACTACAAAAAGCATTTAGGAATACAAAATGAAGGCTTAATTTTTTCTCTTTGTATTAATGCTGAAAAGTGGATAAAAGAGACTCCTTTATCCGAAATTTTGGATACAGAATATCATGATGATTCAAGTAAAATTGAAAAAACTATTTCCTTGCTTCAAAATACGATTACGTACAAACTTCCAGCGTTATTAAAACCACTTTACAACATTTTCTTACCTGAAAGTAGTTTTTTGTCTTATTTGGAAATGGGATCTTATAGAGTTATTACAAGAAAATTAATTGAAATGGGAGTACCGAGAGAGACTGCATTATCTTTATCAAATAATTATTTAGATGATATTGATGTAGAAGAAATAAACTTAGATGAAATACTATATAGTAGATTAAGAAACATTAATAATCATATTAATTACTGGGAAAAAGTCCAGTTAGAAAGTATTTTATAA
- a CDS encoding DEAD/DEAH box helicase, which yields MIDAQLDEGLLKALRPYQIEALSMIRQYISSDSMKQALVKMPMGTGKSTVIAVTGSELTPNQSVIVVTATKAVRDQIVKDISNEVWVKMGLSFRLTKTIHMIIPSKLTSVPDSPTIFICTIQSLLTLKENHNELYRGLKNKVDLVLFDEGHKEPANTWQSVIRSFEKKYYFIYCNAGS from the coding sequence ATGATTGATGCACAACTAGATGAGGGATTATTAAAAGCGTTACGCCCATATCAGATAGAGGCCCTCTCAATGATTAGACAATATATTTCAAGTGATTCAATGAAACAGGCACTTGTTAAAATGCCAATGGGTACAGGGAAATCAACAGTTATTGCAGTAACTGGAAGCGAGCTTACTCCTAATCAGTCTGTAATTGTAGTTACTGCTACAAAAGCCGTCAGAGATCAAATAGTAAAAGATATATCAAATGAAGTATGGGTTAAAATGGGGCTTTCTTTTCGTCTTACTAAAACTATTCATATGATTATTCCATCTAAATTAACAAGCGTACCAGATTCACCAACTATTTTTATTTGTACCATTCAATCATTACTTACGCTTAAAGAAAACCACAATGAACTATATAGAGGCCTTAAAAACAAAGTAGATTTGGTATTGTTTGATGAAGGACATAAGGAACCCGCTAATACTTGGCAATCCGTCATAAGATCATTTGAGAAAAAATATTATTTTATTTACTGCAACGCCGGTTCGTAA
- a CDS encoding helicase-related protein, with protein MNIDNEIKTFAERIYNRYSDYVLEESCDEKEIKCIIRCGSADEIRAMVEILKDKVSVIGIHERFKNDSNELLTVHVPEDFRTSDVRIWIHQNKLIEGIDNQQFCILGIYEPLPDPRSLIQQIGRVIRQGSEPRKAIILLRENETYQKDWWDSYTEYERLISLNPEEIVFRYYDYFMKVKDANPSTTYLNKKFLKRFSVNDDQTIEERIKKYQLPMKANVFEAIEDINDVESYINDFSENIIDEFNSLDFLILEKINIGDKQTACIVYSRYENSSILVNDSFLEIKLEIAVFRLLQNKLYYYSSNQYIPSLIYDKWKKVNAAQLKKILSNDSHISSVTIQNGSINYNSFNRMIVDSQDVSTMVPDVNDKFNLCTTLVGSRKKKIGTPSIRNYIGFSNARISQGTEYITLPSYLD; from the coding sequence ATGAACATTGATAACGAAATAAAGACTTTCGCTGAAAGGATATATAATAGGTATAGTGATTATGTTCTTGAAGAATCTTGTGACGAAAAAGAAATTAAGTGTATTATCCGTTGTGGAAGTGCCGATGAAATACGTGCAATGGTTGAAATATTGAAGGATAAGGTGTCAGTAATTGGTATACATGAACGCTTTAAGAATGATAGTAATGAATTATTAACAGTCCATGTTCCAGAAGATTTTAGAACAAGCGATGTAAGGATCTGGATTCATCAAAATAAACTCATAGAAGGTATTGATAATCAACAGTTTTGTATATTAGGTATTTATGAACCACTACCTGATCCACGTTCATTAATACAACAAATTGGTCGGGTTATCAGACAAGGAAGCGAACCTAGAAAGGCAATAATATTGCTAAGGGAGAATGAAACATATCAAAAAGATTGGTGGGACTCATATACAGAGTATGAAAGATTAATATCTTTAAACCCTGAAGAAATAGTATTCAGATACTATGATTATTTTATGAAGGTCAAAGATGCTAATCCTTCTACAACTTATCTTAATAAGAAGTTTTTAAAACGTTTTTCTGTGAATGATGACCAGACAATTGAAGAAAGAATAAAAAAATATCAATTACCAATGAAGGCAAATGTTTTTGAAGCCATTGAGGATATTAATGATGTAGAGTCGTATATTAATGACTTTAGCGAAAATATTATAGATGAGTTTAATAGTTTAGATTTCTTAATACTAGAAAAAATTAATATAGGAGATAAACAGACTGCCTGTATCGTATATTCAAGGTACGAAAATAGTAGTATTTTGGTTAATGATAGCTTTCTTGAAATCAAATTAGAAATTGCAGTATTTCGTTTACTTCAAAATAAGTTGTATTATTATTCTAGTAACCAATATATACCTTCTCTCATTTATGATAAGTGGAAAAAAGTTAATGCAGCTCAGTTAAAGAAAATTTTATCGAATGATTCTCATATTTCCTCAGTGACTATACAAAATGGGAGTATAAATTATAATAGTTTCAACAGAATGATTGTGGATTCACAAGATGTATCTACAATGGTTCCTGATGTAAATGATAAGTTTAATCTTTGTACTACCTTGGTAGGAAGTAGGAAGAAAAAGATAGGGACTCCGAGTATAAGGAATTACATAGGGTTTTCTAATGCACGTATATCACAAGGTACAGAATATATAACTTTACCTTCATACTTAGATTGA